One genomic segment of Rhizobium viscosum includes these proteins:
- a CDS encoding methyl-accepting chemotaxis protein: MKLNIARSLAIFGAVVILGLVTSIGLQNYAFNMLRVNGLMYKQIIYGKDLVADILPPPLYVIEPYMLALEAVEQPATATANIERIRTVLKSAYEDRRKYWSETPLSADLKRKLLDDVLVKGDAFWQVMDEEAVPAILKGDKAAVEPALLELATNFHVHEKAVNELVAMANAFQADAEKQAAEQTELLSAVTLSAAALSFVLIVAGLYMFRRRAIVPLSAMRDYMAVLASGDYSREVPYVRRSDEIGEMARAVTVFRESAEERNAIRAHQDEERQTQMRRDAELDASKSAENATRQGVIESLSAGLERLSRGDLTVRLDEQFANTYEKLRETFNTSIIILSDAMKDIYAATNTVGDSSREIALSTNDLAQRTESQATSLEQAASALDQITVTVKNSSERAQEANAMMSATKESATHSAKIVSEAVTAMEKIEESAVRIGDIINAIDEIAFQTNLLALNAGVEAARAGDAGKGFAVVAQEVRELAGRSANLAKEIKLLVETSSRQVSAGVALVNRTGEALGDIDRQVLQVTALIEAIVRSSSEQSVALVEVNAAVNRMDQVTQQNAAMAEETNAACRELGNEASHLGRLLSRFALEERTPSRAAA; the protein is encoded by the coding sequence ATGAAACTCAATATCGCACGCAGCCTTGCCATTTTCGGTGCCGTTGTCATCCTCGGACTGGTCACCTCCATCGGCTTGCAGAATTACGCATTCAACATGCTTCGTGTGAACGGCCTGATGTATAAACAGATCATCTATGGCAAAGATCTCGTCGCCGATATTCTCCCACCGCCGCTCTATGTCATCGAACCCTATATGCTCGCGCTCGAAGCCGTCGAGCAGCCGGCTACGGCAACGGCCAATATCGAACGCATTCGAACGGTTCTGAAGTCGGCTTATGAGGACCGCCGCAAATATTGGTCCGAAACGCCGCTCAGCGCCGATCTCAAACGCAAGCTTCTCGATGACGTTCTCGTCAAGGGCGACGCCTTCTGGCAAGTCATGGATGAGGAGGCGGTCCCTGCGATCCTCAAGGGCGACAAGGCCGCCGTCGAACCGGCGCTCCTCGAGCTTGCGACGAATTTTCATGTTCACGAAAAGGCCGTGAACGAACTCGTGGCGATGGCGAACGCCTTCCAAGCGGATGCCGAAAAACAGGCAGCAGAACAGACGGAACTGCTCTCCGCCGTCACGCTATCGGCCGCGGCACTTTCATTCGTGCTCATCGTTGCCGGGCTCTACATGTTCCGTCGGCGCGCGATCGTGCCGCTATCGGCGATGCGCGACTACATGGCCGTCCTCGCGAGCGGCGACTATTCCCGCGAAGTTCCCTATGTCAGACGATCCGACGAAATCGGAGAAATGGCGCGCGCAGTCACGGTCTTTCGCGAATCGGCAGAAGAACGGAACGCCATACGCGCGCATCAGGACGAGGAACGGCAGACACAGATGCGCCGCGATGCCGAACTCGACGCATCGAAGAGCGCGGAGAATGCCACGCGCCAGGGCGTCATCGAAAGCCTGAGTGCCGGCTTGGAGCGTCTTTCACGCGGCGACCTGACCGTGCGTCTCGACGAGCAGTTCGCCAACACTTATGAGAAGCTTCGTGAGACCTTCAATACAAGCATCATCATTCTTTCCGATGCCATGAAAGACATTTATGCCGCCACGAATACGGTCGGCGACAGTTCGCGCGAAATCGCGCTCAGCACCAATGATCTGGCACAGCGCACCGAGAGTCAGGCTACTTCACTCGAACAGGCGGCTTCGGCGCTGGATCAGATCACGGTCACGGTGAAAAACTCCTCGGAGCGGGCCCAGGAAGCCAATGCGATGATGTCGGCCACGAAGGAAAGTGCAACGCATTCCGCCAAGATCGTTTCCGAAGCGGTTACCGCTATGGAAAAGATCGAGGAATCTGCTGTCAGGATCGGCGATATCATCAACGCCATCGATGAAATCGCGTTTCAGACCAATCTTTTGGCGCTCAATGCGGGTGTCGAAGCAGCACGTGCCGGAGACGCCGGGAAGGGTTTTGCCGTCGTCGCCCAGGAAGTCCGCGAGCTCGCCGGCCGGTCCGCCAATCTCGCCAAAGAAATCAAGCTTCTCGTCGAGACGTCGTCGCGACAGGTTTCCGCAGGCGTGGCACTTGTCAACCGTACCGGCGAGGCACTCGGCGATATCGACCGCCAGGTGCTGCAGGTGACGGCGCTGATCGAAGCGATCGTGCGCTCGTCTTCGGAACAGTCGGTCGCGCTCGTCGAGGTCAATGCTGCCGTCAACCGTATGGATCAGGTGACACAGCAGAATGCGGCGATGGCCGAGGAGACGAATGCCGCCTGCCGAGAGCTCGGCAATGAAGCGTCCCATCTCGGGCGCCTGCTCTCCCGCTTCGCGCTTGAGGAAAGAACCCCGTCCCGCGCGGCAGCCTGA
- the kdsA gene encoding 3-deoxy-8-phosphooctulonate synthase, producing MSSTTNSVVTVGEGVGKVTFSNASRLSLIAGACEMESRDHAFMVAGTLKELCAKLGIGLVYKTSFDKANRSSLSSKRGVGLEKGLEVFADLKKELGIPVLTDIHNEEQCAEVGKVVDILQIPAFLSRQTDLLVAAAKTGRVINVKKGQFLAPWDMKNVLGKLNQSGNPNILLCERGASFGYNTLVSDMRSLPIMAATGAPVIFDATHSVQQPGGQGETSGGERQFVETLARAAVAVGVAGVFIETHQDPDNAPCDGPNMVYLKDMPRLLEKLLAFDAVAKAA from the coding sequence ATGAGCTCTACTACCAACTCCGTGGTGACGGTCGGCGAAGGCGTCGGCAAGGTCACTTTCTCCAATGCTTCACGCCTGTCGCTGATTGCCGGCGCTTGCGAAATGGAAAGCCGTGACCATGCGTTCATGGTTGCCGGCACATTGAAGGAACTCTGCGCCAAGCTCGGCATCGGGCTCGTCTACAAGACCTCTTTCGATAAGGCGAACCGTTCTTCCTTGTCGAGCAAACGCGGTGTCGGCCTTGAAAAGGGGCTGGAAGTTTTCGCCGATCTCAAGAAAGAACTCGGCATTCCGGTTCTGACCGACATCCACAACGAAGAACAATGCGCCGAAGTGGGTAAGGTCGTCGATATCCTGCAGATACCAGCCTTTCTGTCTCGCCAGACGGATCTCCTGGTCGCGGCTGCCAAGACCGGCCGCGTCATCAACGTCAAGAAGGGCCAGTTCCTGGCGCCTTGGGACATGAAGAATGTGCTCGGCAAGCTGAACCAGAGCGGCAATCCGAACATTCTGCTCTGCGAGCGTGGTGCGTCCTTCGGTTACAATACGCTGGTCTCCGACATGCGTTCCCTGCCGATCATGGCAGCAACGGGTGCCCCCGTCATTTTCGACGCCACGCATTCAGTCCAGCAGCCTGGCGGGCAGGGGGAAACCTCCGGCGGCGAGCGGCAGTTCGTGGAGACGCTGGCCCGTGCGGCCGTCGCTGTCGGCGTCGCTGGTGTCTTCATCGAAACCCATCAGGATCCGGACAACGCGCCCTGCGACGGACCGAACATGGTCTATCTCAAGGACATGCCGCGGCTTCTGGAGAAGCTTCTCGCCTTCGACGCGGTCGCCAAAGCCGCGTGA
- a CDS encoding VOC family protein, translating into MSQVTLPIDHLVLPVTDIDLARERLGKLGFTVAPDARHPFGTENACVFFADKTYLEPLGVASVEVSEETAREGNVFTARNQAFRFRCGSEGLSAIAFATADAKHEHARFVKDSVSAGSVLQFERPVKMPDGTENIAGFRLAFAGDLRAPDFFLFAVERINPLPANRNTLEAHANGVTGIAEIVLAAPEPTAFGEFVCSMAKAASADVTSFGLDVSTGNAKISLMTPEGLEAYFDLATSDTDRGLRGRAIRFAVGDLAVTEAHLAANGVTYTRKGNRILVKPAPGQGVLFAFEETS; encoded by the coding sequence ATGAGCCAAGTCACGCTTCCGATCGATCATCTCGTTTTGCCGGTTACCGATATCGACCTTGCCCGCGAAAGACTGGGCAAACTTGGTTTCACCGTCGCGCCGGATGCCCGCCATCCCTTCGGGACGGAAAATGCCTGCGTTTTCTTCGCCGACAAAACCTATCTGGAGCCGCTAGGCGTTGCGAGCGTCGAAGTGAGCGAGGAGACAGCGCGCGAAGGCAATGTCTTCACCGCCCGCAATCAGGCTTTTCGTTTCCGGTGCGGTAGCGAAGGACTGTCTGCGATTGCCTTCGCGACGGCGGATGCAAAGCACGAACATGCTCGATTCGTGAAAGACAGTGTGAGTGCCGGTTCTGTGTTGCAGTTCGAGCGCCCGGTGAAAATGCCGGATGGCACGGAGAATATTGCCGGCTTCCGGCTCGCCTTCGCTGGCGACCTCCGGGCACCGGATTTCTTTCTCTTCGCTGTCGAGCGCATCAATCCTCTCCCTGCCAACCGGAATACGCTGGAGGCCCATGCCAATGGTGTCACAGGCATTGCAGAGATCGTGCTCGCGGCCCCCGAGCCGACAGCTTTCGGCGAGTTCGTTTGCTCGATGGCAAAAGCCGCTTCTGCTGATGTCACGAGTTTCGGGTTGGATGTGTCCACCGGAAACGCAAAGATCAGCCTGATGACCCCGGAAGGGCTGGAGGCTTATTTCGATCTTGCCACGTCGGATACCGATCGTGGTCTGCGCGGTCGGGCGATCCGCTTTGCTGTCGGCGATCTGGCCGTGACAGAAGCGCATTTGGCTGCTAACGGGGTGACCTATACACGCAAGGGCAACCGTATTCTGGTGAAGCCTGCGCCCGGCCAGGGCGTGCTCTTCGCCTTTGAGGAAACATCATGA
- the lexA gene encoding transcriptional repressor LexA, producing MLTRKQQELLLFIHERMKESGVPPSFDEMKDALDLASKSGIHRLITALEERGFIRRLPNRARALEVIKLPEAYSPSLQPRRGFSPSVIEGSLGKPQPVAPPASAKPAPAADNGNSVSVPVMGRIAAGVPISAIQNNTHDITVPTDMLGSGEHYALEVRGDSMIEAGIFDGDTVIIRNGSTANPGDIVVALVDDEEATLKRFRRKGASIALEAANPAYETRIFPPDRVKVQGKLVGLIRRYH from the coding sequence ATGCTCACGCGCAAACAACAGGAACTCCTTCTTTTCATTCACGAAAGGATGAAGGAGTCAGGCGTTCCGCCGTCTTTCGACGAGATGAAGGATGCGCTGGATCTGGCCTCGAAATCCGGCATTCATCGGCTGATCACGGCGCTCGAAGAACGCGGCTTCATTCGCCGGCTTCCGAACCGGGCACGTGCGCTCGAAGTCATCAAACTGCCGGAAGCTTATAGCCCGAGCCTGCAGCCACGGCGTGGCTTTTCGCCGAGCGTCATCGAAGGCAGCCTTGGCAAGCCCCAGCCAGTAGCACCTCCCGCCTCGGCAAAGCCAGCACCTGCTGCAGACAACGGCAATTCGGTTTCCGTTCCTGTCATGGGCCGCATTGCCGCCGGTGTGCCGATCTCGGCAATCCAGAACAATACGCATGACATTACCGTTCCCACCGATATGCTCGGCTCCGGCGAACATTATGCGCTCGAAGTTCGCGGCGACTCGATGATCGAAGCCGGCATCTTCGATGGCGATACCGTCATCATCCGCAATGGCAGCACGGCTAACCCGGGCGATATCGTCGTCGCGCTCGTGGATGACGAGGAAGCAACGCTCAAGCGCTTCCGCCGCAAGGGCGCATCGATTGCGCTCGAGGCAGCAAACCCTGCCTATGAAACACGTATCTTCCCGCCGGATCGCGTCAAGGTTCAGGGAAAACTCGTCGGCCTCATTCGCCGCTATCACTGA